The nucleotide sequence CGTTGCCATGTGCAGCGGTTTTTGCATAGTTTGTTTTTCCTTCGccgttttgtttgttctttattgtgtgttagtgtatatTGTTATgcggtgtttgtttgtctctttgtttgttgcttgtttttcgtttttttgagtGTGTCCGTTTAAACGTTAAACATGAGCATTGTTagaaaaaattaaatcaaacaatcaaataaacaTATCTCCTGCAAGTTAAAAGTGTTGTTGAAATAATTATATGTATCTGATTTGCCTGGATAAATCGGGGCAGTTATGCACACTCATTGACCTTCTTAcgcaacacacatgcatgcacacgcacgtacacatgcatgcaggtacggtacgcacgcacgcacacacacacacacacacacacacacacaaacacacacacacataaaaccatccctccatttggtcgTATGCCACAAATCAACACCTTGACGTCATGACGGCTTGCTGTGTTGAGTTggtatttttttatgaattaatattCAAAAAGGgctttacaaaattaattctttacaaaaaatatcattctGCACAGAGCACCCACGCTGTTCATTTTtactatgtgaccaagtggagggatggtctgatcacctgtaaaagcctggccaagtTTGAGACGGTGAGGCAGAGTGGGCCTTTAAGTACATATAAGACAGAAGTCCAGAACAGTTTCAGGCGCAGTATGCTTTAATTgcatgaagaagaaaaggacTTCAATCGATATATTCCGAATGGTGACCGATTCTTCAGAAATCGTAACAACAGACTAGGCTATTGCTTCATCTGAGTGCTAGAGGAACCTCTATAGactgcacgagaaaattaccaCCCAAACAGGAGCCACcagcagtgttggattggttacaactgagatgtgttgtgatttcaacgaatcagcagaacccgcggtttgttctctcccgtttgggtggcgcccactttcgcttcgtgcaccacAGCCCTGGGCTCTACACCCAGTTGACCTCCACAGCACAAAGCCCAGTGCCGTTCAAGGAGTCAGTATCGATCACGCGGTTCAGGCCGATGTAGACGTCGTAGTTGACTGGTCCCTCGGCGTCAGCCTGGCCCTTGAGTTGGAACAGCTGCTCGGAGTGAAAGTAGATTATTTTGGCTCCACTCTCTGCCGTCACCAGGCTGTCCTCAACGGTGATCTTGACGTCACCTCTTCTGATGAAGCCGTAGTAACTGTCGAGAACACCGTAGTGGCCCCCCTCGGCTTTGTCTCGCCCGAAGAAGAGGAGGGCTGTGTCGTGGGAGTGCACCTCGGCGTCGTTGGATTGAGTGCCTAGGTCACCGCCTGAAACAGAGTAGTTAACAAAATAATCTATCTATGTGTTTTTATTaatatatgtatgttttttgtgtatgtatgtgtgtgtgt is from Littorina saxatilis isolate snail1 linkage group LG5, US_GU_Lsax_2.0, whole genome shotgun sequence and encodes:
- the LOC138966458 gene encoding uncharacterized protein isoform X2, with translation MASLVFLALALTAVFASDFEADLISGESKINGPGISWVSALTTPTKNLGTCGCHKQGVVKLTFNTSDRTKAEITFSLGKSKGYTFDIGDSHTNDGYGGDLGTQSNDAEVHSHDTALLFFGRDKAEGGHYGVLDSYYGFIRRGDVKITVEDSLVTAESGAKIIYFHSEQLFQLKGQADAEGPVNYDVYIGLNRVIDTDSLNGTGLCAVEVNWV